A window from Actinomycetospora corticicola encodes these proteins:
- a CDS encoding bifunctional GNAT family N-acetyltransferase/acetate--CoA ligase family protein — MSSSPVEEISSLDAATTPVSAVPDAPYPRQWEADVVAADGATAHLRPITPDDAEAVVAFHARLSERTRYYRYFSPYPTIPPRDLKRFVEVDHHDSVALVLWLGEEIIAIGRYVRLGADDPSAEVAFVVRDDHQGRGLGSILLEHLAAAAEEVGIRRFVAEVLAENRAMVHTFRQAGYDVTRSLDGSTLHLEFDVAATDRSTEVRRSREQAAEARSVSNVLTPRSVAVVGASTDERKLGHVVLRNLLQGGFTGPVYPVNPEARSVRGVRAYPTVTDIPDDVDLAVLAVPPEEVAGVVDGCLAKGVRALVVVTSGFGETGDAGIARQRELVTAARSRGMRVVGPSALGVVNLAPAVRLNASLAPTLPPPGRVGFFCQSGALGIQILAAAAQRRLGLSTFVSAGNRADLSGNDLMQYWDTDPSTDVVLLYLESFGNPRKFARVARRLARRKPVVAVASGRHATPGLAASTSPLEEASVGAVFDQSGVIRVSSVEELFDVALLVANQPLPQGPRIGVVGNSSALGVLAADVALAHGMHLAFPPVDVGAMGDPAELADAALQALEDDRCDALVIVFSPPVATDGAEHADALAEVVTSADKPVTTTFLASSGVPEHLVVPSEHGGAAVPARGSVPSYPSPERAVIALARVVRYTQWLERPVGDFVVPPGCDLTAARAFVADLGPIENALVLDDEQTAELLRRVGIRVAPFRRATSREEAVEAAAALREHGAGEVVVKTVVRTWRHRSDLAGVRTGLSDAESVAYAYQQLTDLSGSPEVDVQTQVPPGMPVVVELRDDPSFGSLVSFGLAGVVTELLGDRAYRATPLSTMDAHTLVRAPRAAPMLDGYRGARPMDLAALEDLLLRVGQLADHVPELRSLVLDPILVAERGVHPTSMRAVLGPPPGPRDGGPRRLGG, encoded by the coding sequence ATGAGCTCATCCCCGGTCGAGGAGATCTCGAGCCTCGACGCGGCGACCACGCCGGTCTCGGCCGTCCCCGACGCGCCCTACCCCCGGCAGTGGGAGGCCGACGTGGTGGCCGCCGACGGCGCCACCGCGCACCTGCGGCCCATCACGCCGGACGACGCCGAGGCCGTGGTGGCCTTCCACGCCCGGCTCTCCGAGCGGACCCGCTACTACCGCTACTTCAGCCCGTACCCCACGATCCCGCCGCGCGACCTCAAGCGCTTCGTCGAGGTCGACCACCACGACTCGGTGGCCCTCGTGCTGTGGCTGGGCGAGGAGATCATCGCCATCGGTCGCTACGTGCGCCTCGGGGCCGACGACCCGTCGGCCGAGGTCGCCTTCGTCGTCCGCGACGACCACCAGGGTCGGGGGCTCGGCTCGATCCTGCTCGAGCACCTCGCGGCGGCGGCCGAGGAGGTGGGGATCCGCCGGTTCGTCGCCGAGGTCCTCGCCGAGAACCGGGCGATGGTGCACACCTTCCGCCAGGCCGGGTACGACGTGACCCGCTCGCTGGACGGGTCCACGCTGCACCTCGAGTTCGACGTCGCCGCCACGGACCGCTCCACCGAGGTCCGCCGCTCGCGGGAGCAGGCGGCCGAGGCGCGGTCCGTGTCGAACGTGCTCACCCCGCGGTCGGTGGCCGTGGTCGGCGCCTCCACCGACGAGCGCAAGCTCGGGCACGTCGTCCTGCGCAACCTGCTGCAGGGCGGGTTCACCGGCCCCGTCTACCCGGTCAACCCGGAGGCACGGTCGGTCCGAGGCGTGCGCGCCTACCCGACCGTCACCGACATCCCCGACGACGTCGACCTCGCCGTGCTGGCCGTCCCGCCCGAGGAGGTCGCGGGCGTCGTCGACGGCTGCCTGGCCAAGGGGGTCCGGGCCCTCGTCGTCGTGACGTCGGGCTTCGGCGAGACCGGCGACGCCGGCATCGCCCGGCAGCGCGAGCTCGTCACCGCCGCCCGCTCCCGGGGCATGCGCGTGGTGGGGCCGAGCGCGCTCGGCGTCGTGAACCTCGCGCCCGCCGTGCGGCTCAACGCGTCGCTGGCCCCGACCCTGCCGCCGCCCGGGCGGGTCGGCTTCTTCTGCCAGTCGGGCGCGCTGGGCATCCAGATCCTCGCCGCGGCCGCGCAGCGCCGGCTCGGGCTGTCGACGTTCGTCTCGGCGGGCAACCGCGCCGACCTGTCGGGCAACGACCTCATGCAGTACTGGGACACCGATCCCTCCACCGACGTCGTGCTGCTGTACCTGGAGAGCTTCGGCAACCCGCGGAAGTTCGCCCGGGTCGCGCGCCGCCTGGCCCGCCGCAAGCCGGTCGTGGCGGTGGCGTCGGGGCGGCACGCGACGCCGGGACTCGCGGCCAGCACCTCGCCGCTCGAGGAGGCGTCGGTCGGCGCGGTCTTCGACCAGTCCGGTGTCATCCGCGTCAGCTCGGTGGAGGAGCTGTTCGACGTCGCCCTGCTCGTGGCCAACCAGCCGCTGCCGCAGGGTCCGCGGATCGGGGTGGTCGGGAACTCGAGCGCGCTCGGGGTCCTCGCCGCGGACGTGGCGCTCGCCCACGGGATGCACCTGGCGTTCCCGCCGGTCGACGTGGGCGCGATGGGCGACCCGGCGGAGCTCGCCGACGCGGCCCTACAGGCCCTGGAGGACGACCGGTGCGACGCGCTGGTGATCGTGTTCTCGCCGCCGGTCGCCACCGACGGCGCGGAGCACGCGGACGCCCTCGCCGAGGTGGTCACCAGCGCCGACAAGCCGGTGACGACGACGTTCCTCGCCTCCTCGGGGGTGCCCGAGCACCTCGTCGTGCCCTCCGAGCACGGCGGGGCCGCGGTCCCCGCCCGGGGCAGCGTGCCGTCCTACCCGTCCCCGGAGCGCGCGGTGATCGCGTTGGCCCGCGTGGTCCGCTACACGCAGTGGCTGGAGCGCCCGGTCGGCGACTTCGTCGTCCCGCCGGGCTGCGACCTCACCGCGGCCCGGGCGTTCGTGGCGGACCTCGGGCCGATCGAGAACGCCCTGGTGCTCGACGACGAGCAGACCGCCGAGCTGCTGCGACGCGTCGGCATCCGGGTCGCGCCCTTCCGCCGGGCCACCTCCCGGGAGGAGGCCGTCGAGGCGGCGGCGGCCCTGCGCGAGCACGGCGCCGGCGAGGTCGTGGTCAAGACCGTGGTGCGCACCTGGCGGCACCGCTCCGACCTCGCGGGAGTGCGGACGGGGCTGAGCGACGCCGAGTCCGTGGCCTACGCCTACCAGCAGCTCACCGACCTGTCCGGCTCGCCGGAGGTCGACGTGCAGACCCAGGTACCACCCGGGATGCCCGTGGTGGTGGAGCTGCGCGACGACCCGTCGTTCGGCTCGCTGGTGTCCTTCGGGCTGGCCGGGGTGGTCACCGAGCTGCTGGGGGACCGCGCCTACCGCGCCACGCCGCTCTCGACGATGGACGCCCACACGCTCGTGCGGGCCCCGCGGGCGGCGCCGATGCTCGACGGGTACCGCGGCGCCCGGCCGATGGACCTCGCGGCCCTGGAGGACCTGCTCCTGCGGGTCGGCCAGCTCGCCGACCACGTGCCGGAGCTCCGCTCGCTGGTGCTCGACCCGATCCTCGTGGCCGAGCGCGGGGTGCACCCGACGTCGATGCGGGCGGTCCTGGGCCCGCCCCCGGGCCCCCGCGACGGGGGACCCCGCCGACTCGGCGGGTGA